The following are from one region of the Ornithorhynchus anatinus isolate Pmale09 chromosome X1, mOrnAna1.pri.v4, whole genome shotgun sequence genome:
- the RHO gene encoding rhodopsin, whose protein sequence is MNGTEGQDFYIPMSNKTGVVRSPFEYPQYYLAEPWQYSVLAAYMFMLIMLGFPINFLTLYVTIQHKKLRTPLNYILLNLAFANHFMVLGGFTTTLYTSLHGYFVFGPTGCNIEGFFATLGGEIALWSLVVLAIERYIVVCKPMSNFRFGENHAIMGVAFTWIMALACALPPLVGWSRYIPEGMQCSCGIDYYTLRPEVNNESFVIYMFVVHFTIPMTIIFFCYGRLVFTVKEAAAQQQESATTQKAEKEVTRMVIIMVIAFLICWVPYASVAFYIFTHQGSNFGPIFMTVPAFFAKSSAIYNPVIYIMMNKQFRNCMLTTICCGKNPLGDDEASATASKTEQSSVSTSQVSPA, encoded by the exons ATGAATGGGACGGAGGGCCAGGACTTTTACATCCCCATGTCCAATAAGACGGGCGTCGTCAGGAGTCCCTTTGAGTATCCCCAGTATTACCTGGCAGAGCCATGGCAGTACTCGGTCCTCGCAGCATACATGTTCATGCTCATCATGCTGGGATTCCCCATCAACTTCCTCACGCTGTACGTAACCATCCAGCACAAGAAACTCCGCACCCCTCTCAACTACATCCTCCTGAACCTGGCATTTGCCAACCACTTCATGGTGTTAGGCGGTTTCACCACAACCCTGTATACTTCCCTGCATGGCTACTTTGTCTTTGGACCTACAGGCTGCAACATCGAAGGCTTCTTTGCCACACTGGGGG GTGAGATTGCGCTCTGGTCTCTGGTGGTGTTGGCTATCGAGCGGTATATCGTGGTCTGCAAGCCCATGAGCAACTTCCGGTTTGGGGAGAACCATGCCATCATGGGTGTGGCTTTCACCTGGATCATGGCCCTGGCCTGTGCCCTCCCCCCACTCGTTGGCTGGTCCAG ATATATCCCCGAGGGTATGCAGTGTTCATGTGGGATTGACTACTACACTCTCAGACCTGAGGTCAACAACGAGTCCTTCGTCATCTACATGTTTGTGGTTCATTTCACCATCCCAATGACAATCATTTTCTTCTGCTATGGCCGCCTGGTCTTCACTGTCAAAGAG GCTGCAGCCCAGCAGCAGGAGTCCGCCACCACACAGAAAGCTGAGAAGGAAGTCACCCGCATGGTGATCATCATGGTCATTGCTTTCCTGATCTGCTGGGTGCCCTACGCCAGTGTGGCGTTCTACATCTTCACTCACCAGGGATCAAACTTCGGTCCCATCTTCATGACTGTCCCGGCTTTCTTTGCCAAGAGTTCTGCAATCTACAACCCAGTCATCTACATTATGATGAACAAGCAG TTCCGGAACTGCATGCTCACCACCATCTGCTGCGGCAAGAACCCGCTGGGCGACGACGAGGCCTCGGCCACGGCTTCCAAGACCGAGCAGTCTTCCGTGTCCACCAGCCAGGTCTCTCCGGCATAG